From a single Cytophagales bacterium WSM2-2 genomic region:
- a CDS encoding bleomycin resistance family protein has product MDTLSPNIFVKDMNATLEFYKNLGFEVLMSMPETGNYDWAMLGNGNVTFMFQTYSSLGDALPEISRKDGGSLLFYIKMKGLRALFEKIKGKAKVAAEINKTFYGATEFSIIDNNGYVLTFAEDE; this is encoded by the coding sequence ATGGATACGCTATCGCCAAATATTTTTGTTAAAGACATGAACGCCACACTGGAGTTCTATAAAAACCTCGGATTTGAAGTACTGATGTCAATGCCGGAGACAGGAAATTACGACTGGGCAATGCTTGGCAATGGAAATGTCACGTTTATGTTTCAGACCTATTCCAGCCTTGGAGATGCATTGCCTGAAATCAGCAGGAAGGATGGCGGCTCACTGTTGTTTTACATTAAGATGAAGGGACTTCGTGCTCTTTTTGAAAAGATCAAAGGCAAGGCGAAAGTAGCCGCGGAAATAAACAAGACATTCTACGGAGCAACAGAATTTTCAATCATAGATAACAACGGCTACGTGCTCACTTTTGCTGAAGATGAGTAG
- the menB gene encoding 1,4-dihydroxy-2-naphthoyl-CoA synthase, whose product MELKYDWKPIKQYQEILFHKFNGIARISINRPKMHNAFTPLTVNEMIDAMNICREDVSIGVIILTGEGGKAFCSGGDQSVRGHGGYVGTDAVPRLNVLDLQKMIRSIPKPVIAAVAGWAIGGGHVLHVVCDLTIAAENARFGQTGPKVGSFDGGFGSSYLARIVGQKKAREIWFLCDQYDAKEAIDMGLVNKVVPLEKLEETYVEWANKILKKSPLAIRMLKCAFNAELDGQAGIQELAGNATLLYYLSDEAKEGKNAFLEKREPDFSKFPKFP is encoded by the coding sequence ATGGAGCTTAAGTACGATTGGAAACCAATTAAACAATACCAGGAAATTCTATTTCATAAATTCAACGGAATCGCGCGTATCAGCATCAATCGGCCCAAGATGCATAATGCGTTCACTCCGCTAACGGTAAACGAAATGATCGATGCCATGAACATTTGCCGTGAAGATGTATCGATTGGTGTTATTATTCTTACCGGTGAAGGAGGCAAAGCATTTTGCAGCGGTGGCGATCAAAGCGTGCGTGGTCATGGCGGCTACGTTGGAACAGACGCAGTACCCAGGTTAAATGTACTCGACCTTCAAAAAATGATTCGCTCCATTCCAAAGCCGGTAATTGCGGCAGTGGCCGGTTGGGCCATCGGTGGCGGGCACGTATTACATGTAGTGTGTGACCTCACCATTGCAGCAGAGAATGCACGATTCGGTCAGACAGGTCCGAAAGTCGGAAGTTTTGACGGAGGATTCGGCTCCTCTTACCTGGCTCGGATTGTCGGGCAAAAGAAGGCACGTGAAATCTGGTTTCTGTGTGACCAGTACGATGCCAAAGAAGCTATCGACATGGGTTTGGTAAATAAAGTAGTGCCGCTCGAAAAACTGGAAGAGACATACGTAGAATGGGCAAATAAAATTCTTAAGAAAAGTCCGCTGGCCATTCGCATGTTGAAATGTGCCTTCAATGCTGAACTCGACGGGCAAGCTGGTATCCAGGAACTGGCAGGTAATGCCACATTACTCTACTATTTAAGTGATGAAGCAAAAGAAGGTAAAAACGCATTCCTGGAGAAGCGTGAGCCTGACTTCTCAAAATTTCCAAAATTCCCCTGA
- the menD gene encoding 2-succinyl-5-enolpyruvyl-6-hydroxy-3-cyclohexene- 1-carboxylate synthase, with protein MRYQPIFDIAELCAQKGVTQAILCPGSRCAPLTIAFSRHDDITVRTFSDERSAAFIATGIAHQTQSPAILVCTSGSASFNFAPAVAEAFFQEIPLIVFTADRPKEWVDQLDGQTIRQNNIFGEHVKKSFTLPEDYEHPDAVWYIHRVVNEAINLSQEFPKGPVHINAPFREPLYPSKEEKISFNKNVKIIQSNSVAGALTDLKAKELSERMNDFSKVLVLSGQNDFDDELAKAVEKFSATRHAPVVGDILSNLHSRQGVVRYSDTFLGACGEDVKASLQPELLITFGKSIISKNTKLFLRKYKPTEHWHLQTSGTAADTFQSLTEVIHCVPKDFFKTLVMADSENNFSSQKKENFRRLWEAEEHRTTNSMGPYFEESTFSELLAVKEFISQLPQRCNIHLANSMAVRYANLIGIEAGKKGIHVYSNRGASGIDGCSSTAVGHALCHETPNFLITGDMAFFYDRNAFWHNYPIPNLHVLLLNNHGGIIFNMIDGPGNVPELEEFFVTRQKLTARHLCSEYGFDYLHVDSLKKMKNSLKDFLVFDGKTKILELESEQEGNKEAYKNFKQQIKKGYGA; from the coding sequence TTGCGCTATCAACCCATCTTCGACATTGCCGAACTATGCGCACAGAAGGGCGTAACGCAAGCCATTCTTTGCCCCGGCAGTCGTTGCGCTCCATTGACCATTGCATTCTCCAGGCATGACGATATCACAGTCCGCACATTCAGTGATGAGCGCAGTGCTGCATTCATAGCTACAGGTATCGCTCATCAAACACAGTCTCCGGCTATTTTGGTTTGCACTTCTGGTTCTGCATCATTCAATTTTGCTCCTGCGGTTGCGGAGGCTTTCTTCCAGGAAATCCCTTTGATCGTTTTTACTGCGGATCGTCCCAAGGAATGGGTTGACCAATTGGATGGGCAAACCATAAGACAAAATAACATTTTTGGGGAACATGTAAAAAAATCTTTTACGCTGCCCGAAGATTACGAGCATCCCGATGCAGTTTGGTATATACATCGTGTAGTTAACGAAGCAATCAATTTATCCCAGGAGTTTCCAAAAGGCCCTGTACATATCAATGCGCCTTTTCGCGAGCCCCTGTATCCTTCCAAAGAAGAAAAAATATCATTCAATAAGAATGTCAAAATAATTCAATCGAATTCAGTTGCTGGTGCCTTAACCGATTTAAAGGCGAAAGAACTCAGCGAGCGAATGAATGATTTCTCCAAAGTGCTGGTCCTGTCCGGGCAAAATGATTTCGATGATGAGTTAGCCAAAGCCGTTGAAAAATTTTCGGCAACACGACACGCCCCAGTGGTCGGAGATATTTTATCTAACCTGCATTCCCGTCAAGGCGTAGTCAGGTATTCAGACACATTTTTGGGAGCTTGTGGTGAAGATGTGAAGGCATCACTGCAACCGGAATTGTTGATCACGTTTGGAAAATCAATCATTTCAAAAAATACCAAGTTGTTCCTTCGCAAATACAAACCAACGGAGCACTGGCATTTACAAACTTCCGGTACTGCGGCTGACACTTTTCAATCATTGACAGAAGTCATTCATTGTGTCCCTAAAGATTTCTTCAAGACGCTGGTGATGGCTGACAGTGAAAATAATTTTTCTTCTCAGAAAAAAGAGAACTTCAGGCGTTTGTGGGAGGCAGAAGAACACCGGACAACTAATTCGATGGGGCCGTATTTTGAGGAATCTACTTTTTCTGAGCTCCTTGCGGTGAAAGAGTTCATTTCTCAGTTACCTCAGCGTTGCAACATCCATCTCGCGAATAGCATGGCTGTACGCTACGCTAATCTCATCGGTATCGAAGCAGGAAAAAAAGGGATTCACGTTTATTCCAACCGGGGTGCCAGTGGGATCGATGGCTGCTCAAGTACGGCAGTGGGACATGCGCTGTGCCATGAAACACCCAACTTTCTTATCACCGGAGACATGGCATTCTTTTATGATCGAAACGCATTTTGGCACAACTACCCTATTCCGAATTTACATGTGCTTTTGTTAAACAATCATGGTGGGATCATTTTCAACATGATTGATGGTCCGGGGAACGTGCCTGAATTGGAAGAGTTTTTTGTCACACGTCAAAAATTAACAGCGAGGCATTTGTGTTCCGAATATGGCTTTGATTATTTGCATGTGGATTCGCTCAAGAAAATGAAGAATAGCTTAAAAGACTTTTTAGTATTTGACGGAAAGACGAAAATTCTAGAATTGGAAAGCGAGCAAGAAGGAAACAAAGAGGCCTATAAAAATTTTAAACAACAAATCAAGAAAGGATATGGAGCTTAA
- a CDS encoding thioesterase produces the protein MSVFNSGVSLEMLNKMSANTMLEHLGIQFTEIGSDSIEARMPVDHRTHQPFGILHGGASVALAETLGSVAAMCCLDPALQLCVGLDINANHIKSVRDGFVIGRVSPVHIGKKTHVWEIRITTEKKELVCISRITMAILDKKA, from the coding sequence ATGTCAGTTTTTAATTCCGGTGTCTCCCTTGAAATGCTTAACAAGATGTCAGCTAATACTATGCTGGAGCATTTGGGTATTCAATTCACCGAAATTGGATCGGACAGTATAGAGGCAAGGATGCCGGTGGACCATCGCACTCATCAACCATTCGGAATTTTGCATGGCGGAGCCTCCGTAGCATTGGCGGAGACTCTGGGTAGTGTAGCCGCCATGTGTTGCCTGGACCCTGCTCTGCAGTTATGTGTTGGGCTTGACATCAATGCAAATCATATCAAGAGCGTCCGCGATGGCTTTGTCATCGGACGGGTGAGTCCGGTTCATATCGGAAAGAAGACACATGTTTGGGAGATCCGGATTACTACAGAAAAAAAAGAACTGGTGTGCATCAGTCGCATCACGATGGCTATACTTGATAAAAAAGCATGA
- the gpm gene encoding phosphoglycerate mutase — MSSKKIYIVRHGQTDFNLQGIVQGSGVDSSLNATGRAQAQAFFQAYRAVPFDKIYTSTLKRTQETVAEFIRNGIPHESYAGLNEISWGVNEGQRITQDEDAYYHWMLQQWQTGNTSLRIKGGESPDEVALRQQPVIEKLLTESGKNILVCMHGRAIRIILCQLLHYPLKSMDMFEHSNLCVYALEHSGSAFRVSQYNDTAHLKNVRPLKEEMVERTIL, encoded by the coding sequence TTGAGCAGCAAAAAAATATATATCGTTCGTCATGGTCAGACTGATTTTAATCTGCAAGGCATTGTACAAGGCAGTGGTGTTGATTCATCACTGAACGCCACTGGACGTGCTCAGGCTCAGGCCTTTTTCCAAGCATACCGTGCTGTGCCATTTGATAAAATCTACACCTCAACTCTCAAGAGAACACAGGAGACGGTTGCAGAGTTCATCCGGAATGGAATTCCGCATGAGTCGTACGCAGGCCTCAATGAGATCAGTTGGGGAGTAAATGAAGGCCAGCGCATCACACAGGATGAAGATGCTTATTACCACTGGATGTTGCAGCAATGGCAAACCGGAAATACCTCACTTCGCATAAAAGGCGGTGAGAGCCCGGATGAAGTTGCTTTGCGTCAGCAGCCTGTCATTGAAAAACTATTGACGGAAAGTGGTAAAAATATTCTCGTTTGTATGCACGGCCGTGCTATCCGGATTATACTCTGTCAGCTGCTGCACTATCCGCTAAAAAGTATGGATATGTTTGAGCATTCGAACCTCTGTGTATATGCATTGGAGCATAGTGGGAGCGCATTTCGCGTGAGTCAATACAACGACACGGCTCACTTGAAGAATGTACGGCCATTGAAAGAAGAAATGGTTGAACGGACTATACTTTAG
- the menE gene encoding O-succinylbenzoic acid--CoA ligase, whose protein sequence is MAWLNLNGNLYSISDLKNSTPTGSSDFERSTLGFCKSWLNGQQEFVIQTSGSTGTPKKITLSRAAMEASAQQTIHALHLSKEGTALVCLDTKYIAGQMMLVRCLTLGMNIIANEPSGNPLENITSRIEFTALVPYQLENILDHTPGQLNMVHRAIIGGATVSQSLKEKMQKTSCLLLATYGMTETISHVALQKLNGPDSQDYFETLKNIHLRLDDRGCLCIKVDYLEGEIVTNDLVELVSSNKFKWLGRIDNVINSGGVKVIPEKVEAAIEKALVKLQIKARFFVAGLPDEKMGQRVVTIVEGLPDQWPSDKIMSDIVSNLTKYELPKEVKFVPKFIETPTGKINRAQTIATHLQQK, encoded by the coding sequence ATGGCCTGGTTAAACCTCAACGGCAATTTATACTCCATCAGCGATCTGAAAAATAGTACTCCGACAGGTAGTAGTGACTTTGAAAGATCAACACTCGGCTTTTGCAAGTCCTGGCTTAATGGCCAACAGGAGTTCGTCATTCAAACTTCAGGGTCGACAGGTACTCCAAAAAAAATTACGCTGAGCAGAGCAGCGATGGAGGCCAGCGCTCAACAAACTATTCATGCACTTCATCTTTCGAAAGAAGGAACTGCTCTCGTCTGCCTTGACACCAAATACATCGCCGGGCAAATGATGTTGGTGCGCTGCTTGACTCTTGGAATGAACATCATAGCTAACGAGCCTTCAGGGAATCCGCTGGAGAACATCACATCTCGGATTGAGTTTACTGCGCTTGTTCCCTACCAGCTTGAAAATATACTGGATCATACACCAGGGCAGCTGAATATGGTTCATCGTGCAATTATTGGCGGGGCAACCGTTAGTCAGTCGTTGAAAGAAAAAATGCAAAAGACGTCCTGCCTGCTGCTCGCCACTTACGGGATGACGGAGACTATCTCTCATGTCGCACTCCAGAAACTCAATGGTCCTGATTCACAGGATTATTTTGAGACGCTCAAGAATATTCATTTGCGGCTGGACGATAGGGGTTGCCTTTGCATCAAAGTCGACTACCTTGAGGGCGAAATTGTCACCAACGACCTTGTAGAACTGGTATCGAGTAACAAATTCAAATGGCTTGGCAGAATCGACAATGTCATTAATTCCGGAGGAGTAAAAGTAATTCCAGAGAAGGTGGAAGCCGCAATTGAGAAAGCGTTAGTTAAACTCCAAATTAAAGCCCGATTTTTCGTGGCAGGATTGCCCGATGAAAAAATGGGGCAACGCGTAGTAACTATTGTAGAAGGACTGCCTGATCAATGGCCTTCAGATAAAATCATGAGCGACATTGTCTCCAACCTAACTAAATATGAGCTCCCGAAAGAGGTTAAGTTTGTGCCAAAATTTATTGAAACACCTACTGGAAAAATTAATAGAGCGCAGACAATCGCTACTCATCTTCAGCAAAAGTGA
- a CDS encoding DNA-binding protein, with amino-acid sequence MKSMNSRVDFHAFRLTPKSDLRKSILEFAKTHNIKAGAIVTCVGSLEQFHIRFANKEKGSIQKGFFEIVSLTGTFSDSSCHLHIALADPDGKTTGGHLLDDNLIYTTVELVVAELFDLEFKRELDKTYGFPELVVTSKK; translated from the coding sequence ATGAAGTCAATGAATTCGAGAGTTGACTTTCACGCTTTCAGACTAACACCTAAAAGTGATTTAAGAAAGTCAATTCTTGAATTTGCTAAGACACACAACATCAAAGCTGGAGCCATTGTTACATGTGTCGGGAGCCTGGAGCAATTTCACATCCGTTTTGCCAACAAAGAAAAAGGATCCATACAAAAAGGGTTCTTTGAAATCGTCTCACTGACCGGCACGTTTTCTGACTCCTCCTGTCATCTCCACATTGCCTTGGCTGACCCGGATGGAAAAACAACCGGAGGTCATCTACTGGATGACAATTTAATTTACACCACGGTTGAGCTTGTAGTTGCTGAACTTTTCGATCTCGAATTCAAAAGAGAACTTGACAAAACGTATGGCTTCCCCGAGCTTGTTGTCACGTCAAAAAAGTAA